In the Alteromonas sp. M12 genome, one interval contains:
- a CDS encoding thiamine pyrophosphate-dependent dehydrogenase E1 component subunit alpha: MKDRNHLSDIGMVHNVEMITNGLVDIPMLQLLSPEGKVHNHEECAELNQEVSQRILKTMHYIRILDERMIAAQRQGRISFYLACTGEEAATIGSAAALEPQDMIMSQYREQGSLAYRGYTTKQFMDQMFSNQKDPNKGRQMPIHYGDKTLNFMTISSPLGTQIPQASGYSYGQKMAGLDALTICYFGEGAASEGDFHAGLNMAAVLNCPVIFLCRNNGYAISTPAEEQFAGDGIASRGIGYGIRTIRVDGNDVLAVYAATKKAREVALKEKCPVLIEAMTYRLAAHSTSDDPTGYRSKEEEAKWKLKDPILRFEKWMKSKGWFDEQAIKDFASESRQEVLQTLKQVEKEPINSIEDIIEDVYDTPPWHLKEQLQLLKQHIRQYPDAYPKTSGRMKND, from the coding sequence ATGAAAGACAGAAATCATCTTTCCGATATTGGGATGGTCCATAACGTGGAAATGATCACCAACGGTTTAGTCGATATTCCCATGCTGCAGTTATTATCGCCCGAAGGCAAGGTTCACAACCACGAGGAGTGCGCGGAGTTAAACCAAGAAGTGTCACAAAGAATCCTAAAAACGATGCACTATATTAGGATTCTAGATGAACGCATGATTGCCGCACAACGACAAGGCAGGATCAGCTTTTATTTGGCCTGTACAGGTGAAGAAGCTGCCACAATAGGCAGTGCCGCAGCGTTAGAGCCGCAAGATATGATCATGTCTCAATACCGTGAACAAGGTTCATTAGCGTATCGCGGATATACGACTAAGCAGTTTATGGATCAAATGTTTAGTAATCAAAAAGACCCAAACAAAGGTCGTCAAATGCCTATTCACTATGGGGATAAAACATTAAATTTCATGACTATATCATCTCCATTAGGAACTCAAATTCCACAAGCATCAGGCTATTCATACGGTCAAAAAATGGCTGGGTTGGATGCCTTAACTATTTGCTATTTTGGTGAAGGTGCCGCCTCTGAGGGAGATTTTCATGCAGGTCTGAATATGGCCGCAGTGTTAAATTGTCCGGTTATTTTCTTATGTCGGAATAATGGCTACGCCATCTCTACACCAGCAGAAGAACAATTTGCTGGAGATGGTATTGCTTCTCGCGGAATAGGCTACGGTATTCGCACGATTAGAGTTGACGGCAATGATGTTTTAGCTGTTTATGCCGCCACAAAAAAAGCCAGAGAAGTTGCTTTAAAAGAAAAATGTCCGGTATTAATTGAAGCCATGACGTATCGACTAGCAGCCCATTCAACTTCTGATGATCCTACCGGATATCGTTCCAAAGAAGAGGAAGCCAAATGGAAACTAAAAGATCCTATTTTACGGTTTGAAAAGTGGATGAAAAGTAAAGGATGGTTTGATGAACAAGCAATCAAAGACTTCGCTAGCGAGTCTCGTCAAGAAGTTTTGCAAACCTTAAAACAAGTAGAAAAAGAACCGATTAATAGCATAGAGGATATTATTGAGGATGTTTATGACACGCCACCATGGCATTTAAAAGAACAACTGCAACTACTCAAACAACATATTCGTCAGTACCCAGATGCCTATCCGAAGACTTCAGGGAGAATGAAAAATGACTAA